In the genome of Fusarium poae strain DAOMC 252244 chromosome 1, whole genome shotgun sequence, the window TGATGTGGTTGTCAGGGAACTCTTTGGGGTCCTGGTCCCAGTAGTGGCGGAAGGGCGTGTCGATAGCGCTGATCATAATGAGCGAGCTGGAGTAGACGGCGAGGGCCTCGGCCATAGAGGGATGTGAGGCGGGCATCTTGGGTTTGTGGAGGGCGAGTTGAGTGAGAATGCGAGCGTTGGAGGCATTGTTGTTAACAGAACCACCGTTAAGGTCCATGGACAGTCGCCATTGATCGGCGAGCCACTTCCAGTCAAGAGAGGGGAGAGACCAGCCTTGATCAGCAGGGAACGATCGACGATAGGCgttctcatcttggtcatcTTCACAGTGAGCGTTCATGTGAGCACCAGCTGTACCGGAAATACTAAACTCTGTAGAGCAATTGGGAGAGACCCAGGACCGAAGCTGACAGAGGGTATAGTTCTTGCTTTTAGCATTCTTGCCGAGTGTGTAGATGGCATCACCAGCATAGACGGTCGCGTTGGCGAGAAGGTTAAAGTCGAAGGGGTACTAGATATGTCATATTAGACACCATCCTTGTTATTCAGGTCAACTGGACTTACCATTTGAAAGACAGGAGGACGACGCTCATATTTGGGTCCCCACTTGAAAATGTCATCAACGTCAGTTCGGTTGAGGTAATAGGGCTTATTCTTGCTGTCTATCGGCTGAGGTATTTCACCCGTCCAACCGTTCCATCCCGTCTTCTGGCCAGGAATAACCGTATTGTTGTTTTTGGCATTAGGCCATGTTGTGTAGACGAGAGGTGCAATCTCATCCTTGTCCACGTCGACACACAAAACATTGACGGAAGGTGAAACGACGCCAGCTCGAATCGTATACTCTCCTACACCGGCGAGGTCATCGGGCTGAAGGATGCCGTTCTTCTTGAGGGTGGCAGCACCGTAGATTCCAGGGTGAGGAAGAGCCAAGGTAACATTATTAATAATTCGTCCCGTCTCCTCGAACTGCGCAGCAACATCGCTGTGCTCCGTCTCGATCCACTCGGAGAACATGGTCGTGTTGTCGAACAGAAGTGTAGTTCCACCAGGTCTTTTCTTCGGGTCTGCAGAGATCTCGGTTCCGTTCTGGTTGATGTTTGTCCAGACTGTCATGTAGTTGAGTAGGTTTCGGTACGACTGTCCAGAAAACTGCACGTTCATGCATGACTCTGCGGCGTGAATATCCTCGGTGATGTTGAAAAGATAAGGGCAGTCTTGACGGACGTATGCGGCGTTGGCATAAGAGGCCTTGACATAACCCTCGAGTTCCTTATGTTGCCAGTTTCCAGACTTGAGCTTGGGCGAGACCATTGCGTCTGAAGCGGTAGTGTAAAACGCAGCAGCAATTGTAGCAGTGAGAGATAACATGCCGAGAAGAGtcagtgatgatgaaggaagAGTCTCAAAGTGAGTAATTAGAGATCCAGGCTGAATGACCCAGTTTCGCATCGTCATCTCAGCAAGAGACATTCCGTGCGCCTTTCGGATGAAAGCTCGTCGAGTGAGAACTTGGCCGAGACACGAGACAAAAACTGTGACAAAGGACATTTCGATCGTCTTTGCTAAAAGGGCGGCGAGAGTTGTGGCGGTTGACGGTGAGAGTGAAGCGCTTGATGCGATCTGATGTCCCCATCTCGGTTGAAGGATGGCCGTTACTAGCCAGATACCACTTCCGACCGTTGAGTAGATAGAGAGAGCATAAATGGTGATAGAAAGCCAGCTTGATCTAGGCTGGTGAATATCTCGATTTGATGAGCAACCCTTGGGAGGCTCAGCTATAAGATATGAGTATGACAAAGATATACAAGaacgaaagaagaagaaaactTACCAAATTTCTTATAAAAGATCTCATCGTCAAattcatcatccatctcgtCCCTTCTAGGCTCGACAATCTTTGGGAGCTTCTGTCCAGACGAGGATGAAGGCATAATCTCTCTCTCCTGAGTTGTTGAGGCCTGCTTAGCCTTTTCAGTAGTACCGATATCTGTCTGCGAGATCCCTCTGGAGTGAGGCATCGACGGGGCCCAAATCTCGGAATATGGCTCTGGGGTTCCTTGAGAGTCGGCGGTGCGCGGACTAAAAGAGCCTTGAGCAGGAGTATGACGAGAGGAGTCGCCGCCCATCAAGTTGTGAAAGGAATGCGGTGTCTCAGGCGGACTCAGTTTGTGATGTTGATTCGGATCCGGAGACTGGGACTGAGACTGAGACTGTGACGGGGCCGATCCCATTGAGATTCCCAGCCCGGAAGCGGAAGTTGAAGCTGCTCCGAGGTTGGACATTTCGTGTTGATTATATTGTTGCTGTCGTCTTTCCCCTGCTGTCTCTGACGACGACATCATGAGAGGAGAGTAATAGCCACTACTATTCCCAAATATGTTGATACCGTGACTTTTCCTCGGTGGTTGGAGACTCTCAAAGTGATCGTCAGAGTAAGTGAAAGGACTTGAAGCAAAAGGGTCGGCCATTGCGGTGGAGGGGGGGGACAAGACGtatttttcttcctttcttttttctcaaTCATATGCAGAAaatgatgctgatgctggtcTGAGAAGCTTGACCCATGCTCTCTGCTCATCCAGAAGGTTGTGAGTTGCGAAGGATTCTCGCTTGAGCCTGTTGGTTGAGCAGGGATATCACTAGTAACTAAAGTCAACGTGGCGCAGGAACAGACCCAACAACAAAGAAGCCCGTACAAAGAATTACTCTAAATGTCTTGAATTTATGTCTAAAATTACAGCGGTCAAGCCTGATTCGACTCCATATTGTGGTCCTTGCTTCTTGTCACAGacacaaacacaaacatAAACATAAACACGTAACGTAAACACAACATTCTGCTTGAGATTGAGATGAAATAACAAGGACCCATTTTAGTCGGTTATTAGCTACAGCTATTTACTGCACTGTAATAAGGCTGAGTCCTCCTCGAGTGGATGTTCGTCAGTTACTAACGTGGTTAAAAGGGAGGCTGACCGCTATAAGTGAGTGGACCAGCAACGATCGATCAGCAAACAGGGCTATAATAGAAGAGGCTATTCAAAAGGAACTGACTGTACTCTGATGTTGTCAGCTTTCGAATCTACTGTGTGAAGGGTAAAAATAGTTGCTGTCTTGATTCAACAATAGCGGTCATACTGTCTGAATCATATGTCAACCTAAGCCTTGATGAGCTCGTGTAGTGGGCTTTATGTCTTCTCACATGAGTTCGCCTCATAAGCTAACTAGACAATTGAGTA includes:
- a CDS encoding hypothetical protein (TransMembrane:5 (n4-15c27/28o171-192i204-223o229-247i283-303o756-777i)), which translates into the protein MSNLGAASTSASGLGISMGSAPSQSQSQSQSPDPNQHHKLSPPETPHSFHNLMGGDSSRHTPAQGSFSPRTADSQGTPEPYSEIWAPSMPHSRGISQTDIGTTEKAKQASTTQEREIMPSSSSGQKLPKIVEPRRDEMDDEFDDEIFYKKFAEPPKGCSSNRDIHQPRSSWLSITIYALSIYSTVGSGIWLVTAILQPRWGHQIASSASLSPSTATTLAALLAKTIEMSFVTVFVSCLGQVLTRRAFIRKAHGMSLAEMTMRNWVIQPGSLITHFETLPSSSLTLLGMLSLTATIAAAFYTTASDAMVSPKLKSGNWQHKELEGYVKASYANAAYVRQDCPYLFNITEDIHAAESCMNVQFSGQSYRNLLNYMTVWTNINQNGTEISADPKKRPGGTTLLFDNTTMFSEWIETEHSDVAAQFEETGRIINNVTLALPHPGIYGAATLKKNGILQPDDLAGVGEYTIRAGVVSPSVNVLCVDVDKDEIAPLVYTTWPNAKNNNTVIPGQKTGWNGWTGEIPQPIDSKNKPYYLNRTDVDDIFKWGPKYERRPPVFQMYPFDFNLLANATVYAGDAIYTLGKNAKSKNYTLCQLRSWVSPNCSTEFSISGTAGAHMNAHCEDDQDENAYRRSFPADQGWSLPSLDWKWLADQWRLSMDLNGGSVNNNASNARILTQLALHKPKMPASHPSMAEALAVYSSSLIMISAIDTPFRHYWDQDPKEFPDNHITEGPGFLQAFNASLITQEYTSGHTQGWQNIFYVILVLVFAINLFCLGYFIMRSGLVTDFTEPQNLFSLAINSPPSNNFHGSCGGGPEKKQLVVPWKVAFAPSANHYFFQDESGEKEVATEATSTAREYGKPLQSSYKRLSMSRTWL